A region from the Arcanobacterium buesumense genome encodes:
- the folE gene encoding GTP cyclohydrolase I FolE, with product MSKPAVHIGRYDEQEVVDAIEQLLIAVGEDPQRDGLIDTPERMGRAYKEIFAGLGQDPADVLNTTFDIHHEELVVVRDISLYSMCEHHLLPFHGVAHIGYIPGADGLVTGLSKLARLVEGYARRPQVQERLTSQIADAIMERLRAQGAIVVVEAEHMCMSMRGVRKPGSRTMTSAVRGVLRSSATRAEAMSLIMVK from the coding sequence ATGAGTAAACCAGCGGTACATATCGGTCGTTATGATGAGCAAGAAGTTGTTGACGCTATTGAGCAACTTCTTATCGCAGTAGGTGAAGATCCACAACGCGATGGTCTTATTGATACCCCAGAGCGGATGGGACGAGCCTATAAAGAAATATTTGCTGGACTGGGACAGGATCCGGCAGACGTTTTGAATACGACCTTCGATATCCACCATGAAGAACTTGTTGTGGTGCGAGATATTTCGCTGTATTCGATGTGCGAACACCATTTGTTACCCTTTCACGGAGTAGCGCATATCGGTTACATTCCCGGCGCAGATGGACTTGTTACCGGGTTGTCAAAACTTGCTCGGTTAGTTGAGGGATATGCTAGGCGTCCACAAGTCCAAGAGCGGCTTACATCCCAAATCGCTGACGCGATTATGGAGCGGTTGCGTGCGCAAGGTGCGATCGTCGTCGTCGAAGCCGAACATATGTGTATGTCAATGCGCGGAGTGCGCAAACCTGGCTCACGCACAATGACATCGGCAGTGCGTGGCGTCTTGCGGTCATCTGCAACTCGAGCAGAGGCGATGAGCCTCATTATGGTTAAATAA
- the folP gene encoding dihydropteroate synthase: MHLMGIINVTPDSFSDGGKWANAQQAIAHGIDLMDQGATILDIGGESTRPGAQALTWDEEWARIENVVSELARQGESRGVVISIDTYHSQTARRAVASGAGIINDVTGGADPDMFATVSELGCDYILQHSRGNSQTMNALATYHNIVDDVCAELRERRDLAVAAGISPERIIIDPGLGFAKMGDNDWDILAGIDQFNALGHRVLVGASRKRFIGRLVGDDSADRDVSTGVISGYLAQHGVWAARVHNVRSSVAVLATLEKLHQHTNVR; encoded by the coding sequence ATGCATCTTATGGGGATCATTAATGTCACCCCAGATTCCTTCTCTGACGGTGGGAAATGGGCTAACGCTCAACAGGCTATCGCCCACGGCATTGACCTGATGGATCAAGGTGCAACAATTTTAGATATCGGTGGTGAATCCACTCGTCCCGGCGCTCAAGCCCTGACATGGGACGAAGAATGGGCACGCATTGAAAACGTTGTTAGCGAGTTAGCTCGTCAAGGAGAATCGCGAGGTGTTGTCATTTCAATTGACACCTACCACTCTCAAACAGCTCGGCGCGCTGTAGCTAGCGGTGCTGGCATCATTAATGACGTCACTGGTGGGGCAGATCCAGATATGTTTGCAACAGTCAGTGAATTAGGGTGTGATTACATCCTGCAGCATTCGCGTGGCAACTCTCAGACGATGAATGCCTTAGCGACCTATCACAATATTGTGGACGATGTTTGTGCAGAACTGCGTGAACGTCGGGATTTAGCTGTGGCTGCGGGGATTTCTCCAGAGCGCATCATTATTGATCCAGGTCTTGGTTTTGCAAAGATGGGCGATAATGATTGGGATATCCTGGCTGGGATTGATCAGTTCAACGCCTTAGGTCACCGAGTATTAGTTGGCGCTTCACGCAAACGTTTCATTGGCCGGCTGGTCGGGGATGACAGCGCTGATCGAGACGTTTCCACAGGTGTTATTTCAGGATATTTAGCTCAACACGGTGTATGGGCTGCACGTGTGCATAACGTTCGCTCCTCAGTAGCGGTTCTTGCTACGCTAGAAAAACTTCATCAGCATACTAACGTGCGGTAA
- the folK gene encoding 2-amino-4-hydroxy-6-hydroxymethyldihydropteridine diphosphokinase — protein sequence MALNDSIRLTGIRAYGTHGVLDYEHSQPQEFVVDVDLLVDTDRAAQTDDIADTISYADVADKVVAQIQGEHCNLIETLAHRILTAIMDARIVSAEVVVHKPQAPIPHQFGDVSVSIMREGPLFSEQPRKYVIAIGSNLDNPEEHVRRAIAELSDFGEWVDDVSSLYRSEPQLAPGQETQPDYINAVVSITSSTPPMAMLNFLNMVEEAHGRERSERWGARTLDLDIIDVSGVTSDYSVLTLPHPRAHQRRFVLEPWLEIDPDAHLNGVSVRGLLDKVLDQRVIKVGFGDGS from the coding sequence GTGGCTCTCAATGATTCGATTCGACTTACTGGGATTCGCGCGTATGGAACGCATGGCGTATTAGATTACGAACACAGTCAGCCGCAGGAATTCGTCGTCGATGTTGATCTGTTGGTTGATACCGATCGTGCAGCTCAAACTGATGATATTGCTGATACGATCAGTTACGCCGATGTGGCCGATAAAGTTGTGGCGCAGATCCAAGGCGAACATTGCAATCTGATTGAAACACTGGCCCATCGTATTCTCACTGCGATTATGGATGCGCGGATTGTTAGCGCTGAAGTAGTTGTTCATAAACCACAAGCACCGATTCCACATCAATTCGGTGATGTTTCGGTGTCGATTATGCGTGAAGGTCCGCTTTTTAGTGAACAGCCACGCAAATATGTGATTGCTATTGGTTCGAATTTAGATAATCCAGAAGAACACGTTCGCCGAGCAATTGCAGAACTGTCGGATTTTGGTGAGTGGGTTGATGATGTGTCTTCGTTGTATCGCAGTGAGCCACAATTAGCACCGGGTCAAGAAACACAACCGGATTATATTAATGCGGTTGTGTCGATTACGTCTTCCACTCCGCCAATGGCGATGCTCAATTTTTTGAATATGGTAGAAGAAGCTCACGGTAGGGAACGCAGTGAACGCTGGGGTGCACGTACGTTAGATTTGGACATTATTGATGTTTCTGGTGTTACCTCAGATTATTCAGTTTTGACCTTGCCGCATCCACGGGCCCATCAACGTCGATTCGTTCTTGAACCGTGGCTAGAGATTGATCCAGATGCCCACCTCAACGGTGTTAGTGTGCGGGGACTTTTAGATAAAGTGCTCGATCAACGCGTGATTAAAGTTGGGTTTGGCGATGGAAGCTGA
- a CDS encoding DUF3180 domain-containing protein: MEADKRNELEPTSWLWLATVVIVSAAVSFFATDAWLGYGNLPPLFPVFTFLVPLLVTIFMLWQGWRVRSYRKGNRMLSMLSAARIWLLSQAVSRTGAITSGLCAGVVVSYLRYSHSDVMIDQAIIVSSAGVASMLMMVAGMIAETWCKNDDDDEPVPPAAAA; encoded by the coding sequence ATGGAAGCTGACAAGCGCAATGAGTTAGAGCCAACCTCGTGGCTATGGTTAGCTACGGTTGTTATCGTGAGTGCGGCGGTGTCATTCTTTGCCACAGACGCGTGGTTGGGATATGGGAACTTGCCACCGCTTTTCCCGGTGTTTACTTTCCTTGTTCCTCTCCTAGTTACTATTTTCATGCTGTGGCAGGGCTGGCGGGTGCGTTCGTATCGTAAAGGCAACCGGATGCTCAGCATGCTTAGCGCCGCGCGGATCTGGCTGCTTTCCCAGGCCGTGTCGCGTACTGGAGCGATAACATCAGGTTTGTGTGCCGGGGTAGTAGTGAGCTATCTGCGCTATTCACATTCGGACGTTATGATCGATCAAGCGATTATCGTCAGTAGTGCGGGTGTGGCTTCGATGCTCATGATGGTTGCCGGGATGATTGCCGAAACATGGTGTAAGAATGATGACGACGATGAGCCGGTACCACCAGCAGCGGCAGCATAA
- a CDS encoding PH domain-containing protein produces the protein MRNRLLAGTEFQSVDPAFVKVTFIRHILWWILVGISVGAAFYFFVDDVSSWFGIISLIVVGGIAIGAIWDVWLAVRRAQALGYVELEEELLIRKGIMFQEVTMVPYGRMQQVNLATGPLLNAYGLASVELITASAGSDASIPGLPLAEAERLREKLTRMGQAKLEGL, from the coding sequence ATGCGTAATCGTTTATTAGCAGGCACTGAATTTCAGTCGGTAGATCCGGCCTTCGTCAAAGTAACATTTATCCGCCATATTCTTTGGTGGATATTAGTAGGCATCAGCGTAGGTGCGGCCTTTTATTTCTTTGTCGATGATGTTTCTAGCTGGTTCGGTATTATTAGTTTAATCGTGGTTGGTGGTATTGCGATAGGCGCTATTTGGGACGTGTGGCTTGCGGTTCGCCGGGCTCAAGCATTGGGATATGTGGAGCTTGAAGAGGAGCTCTTGATACGCAAAGGGATCATGTTCCAAGAAGTCACGATGGTTCCCTATGGCCGGATGCAACAAGTAAATCTCGCTACCGGACCGTTATTGAATGCTTACGGTTTAGCATCTGTAGAATTGATTACCGCGTCAGCCGGATCAGATGCGTCCATTCCGGGTTTACCGCTTGCTGAAGCTGAACGGTTACGGGAAAAGCTGACGCGGATGGGCCAAGCGAAACTGGAAGGCTTGTAA
- a CDS encoding PH domain-containing protein translates to MAGKQALGEKSVPAGAWRKFHKVTPLADAGSFWLALIAGAFYIVTQWIEDAFNNIGLYIELITPFRLAVGIGILLGVTLIFLGIGTIMWRYKSYAIVPSGIHYRNGVFIKQYQHVRWDRIQSVEIEQKLFARIFGFGAVKIDAAGFNEDPVELGLLRRDKCERLRQEILTGLADARTGKDITTQDVSQASVVTPVDEHQVYQLSTKRLVGSTVLTGHAWFAFAGLILAAVWQFVFDSGFSIGFLLVILGSVVNSIQYVSKSYGTTLFVAETGLKSRRGLTKLVTRSLPPTRIHAVSINQPLLWRRFDWWQIRVTIAGESISDAVENGNMFVPCASKEEVMRILATIFPTLGTDNDALLLHELLYRRGENRYVRTPPKRAQWIDPIAARVGGYYANVDVFAIRCGRFWRQVQLIFQDHTQSVAISQGPLQRILGLSSLNIHLLAGPCDGVVKNFGLDDMHQLLREQNQLTKQARTIEVSENIEEWKTRLGLTTQTREHTHGE, encoded by the coding sequence ATGGCAGGCAAGCAAGCTTTAGGTGAAAAAAGTGTACCGGCAGGTGCCTGGCGAAAATTCCACAAGGTGACGCCACTGGCAGACGCCGGAAGTTTTTGGCTCGCGCTTATTGCGGGTGCGTTCTATATTGTTACCCAATGGATTGAAGATGCGTTCAATAATATTGGGTTATATATCGAGCTTATTACCCCCTTCCGGCTGGCTGTTGGCATTGGTATCTTACTTGGCGTCACATTGATTTTCCTTGGCATCGGCACAATCATGTGGCGATATAAGTCGTATGCGATTGTGCCGAGCGGAATCCACTATCGCAACGGTGTGTTTATCAAGCAATATCAGCATGTGCGCTGGGATCGGATCCAGTCAGTTGAGATAGAACAGAAGCTTTTCGCCCGTATTTTTGGTTTCGGTGCAGTCAAGATTGATGCGGCTGGTTTTAATGAAGATCCAGTGGAGCTCGGATTGCTTCGCCGTGACAAATGCGAAAGACTGCGCCAAGAAATTCTGACCGGCTTGGCTGATGCGCGAACAGGCAAGGATATCACCACCCAAGACGTATCCCAAGCGTCGGTAGTAACACCTGTTGATGAGCATCAGGTCTATCAGCTTTCTACTAAGCGGCTTGTGGGATCGACTGTTCTTACTGGCCATGCTTGGTTTGCCTTTGCTGGTTTGATTTTGGCTGCTGTTTGGCAGTTTGTTTTTGACAGTGGTTTCTCCATTGGTTTTCTTTTGGTTATTTTGGGTTCCGTGGTTAACTCGATCCAATATGTTTCGAAGTCGTACGGCACTACATTATTTGTTGCTGAAACTGGGCTGAAATCTCGGCGCGGGCTAACAAAACTGGTAACTCGATCGTTACCGCCTACTCGAATCCATGCGGTGAGTATTAACCAGCCGTTACTTTGGCGACGTTTTGACTGGTGGCAGATTCGCGTCACGATCGCTGGTGAATCTATATCGGATGCGGTGGAAAATGGGAATATGTTCGTACCATGTGCGAGCAAGGAAGAGGTCATGCGGATTTTGGCCACTATTTTCCCGACACTCGGGACTGATAATGACGCATTGTTGTTGCATGAGCTGTTGTATCGCCGCGGTGAGAACCGCTATGTTCGCACTCCTCCGAAGCGGGCGCAATGGATTGATCCGATAGCTGCAAGAGTAGGTGGATACTATGCTAATGTCGATGTTTTTGCGATTCGGTGCGGTAGGTTCTGGCGCCAAGTACAATTGATTTTCCAAGACCACACTCAGTCAGTTGCCATTTCTCAAGGCCCACTGCAACGCATTTTGGGACTGTCATCGCTTAATATTCATCTTCTTGCTGGACCTTGTGATGGAGTGGTGAAGAACTTTGGGCTTGACGATATGCATCAATTATTACGCGAACAAAACCAGTTAACGAAGCAAGCCCGCACTATTGAAGTCAGTGAGAACATTGAAGAATGGAAGACACGGCTAGGGCTGACCACACAAACCCGGGAGCATACTCATGGAGAATAA
- a CDS encoding Rossmann-like and DUF2520 domain-containing protein, with protein sequence MENKTGRLGVGIISAGKVGAALGAALRGAGHQIIGAYATSEASIDRLETLLPGVPALDVRTIVERSEVVLLAVPDDELAGIISGLAKSGSWHSGQLLIHVAGRFGTQILAPALAQGALGIAIHPAMTFTGTTLDVTRLRGCPFAVTAPRMLQPIGLALVGDMGGEGFIVAEGDRPLYHAALAHGANHVVTVIAQATRLLNSIGLDAEYMRPLLTAAVEGAISSGEALQTGPVVRGDAGTVAEHIVTLTTVGEEDPELADVAPAYRALAHATAERALARRVITQDAFDAIESKL encoded by the coding sequence ATGGAGAATAAAACTGGCCGATTAGGCGTAGGTATTATTTCAGCAGGGAAAGTTGGAGCTGCCCTTGGTGCGGCATTGCGCGGTGCCGGGCATCAGATTATCGGTGCTTATGCAACATCCGAAGCAAGCATTGATCGGTTAGAGACGCTGCTTCCAGGTGTTCCGGCGCTTGATGTTCGCACCATTGTGGAACGCAGCGAGGTTGTTTTGTTGGCTGTTCCCGACGACGAACTTGCCGGCATCATTTCCGGTTTAGCGAAAAGTGGCTCTTGGCATTCTGGGCAATTACTGATCCATGTGGCAGGCCGTTTCGGCACCCAAATTTTGGCGCCGGCGCTAGCCCAAGGCGCACTCGGTATCGCGATTCATCCAGCTATGACGTTCACCGGCACAACGTTGGATGTGACACGATTGCGTGGATGTCCATTCGCGGTAACAGCTCCGAGGATGCTTCAACCTATTGGGTTGGCGTTGGTAGGTGATATGGGTGGCGAAGGCTTTATCGTTGCGGAAGGCGATAGGCCGTTGTATCACGCAGCCCTTGCGCATGGAGCGAACCATGTTGTGACGGTTATTGCTCAAGCTACCCGGTTGCTTAATAGTATCGGATTAGATGCGGAGTATATGCGTCCGTTACTTACTGCCGCTGTTGAAGGCGCAATTAGTTCGGGAGAAGCATTACAAACTGGGCCGGTTGTGCGTGGCGATGCTGGAACAGTGGCCGAACATATCGTCACATTGACAACTGTTGGCGAAGAAGATCCGGAACTGGCTGATGTAGCACCAGCTTATCGGGCACTTGCTCACGCAACTGCGGAGCGTGCGTTGGCTCGCAGAGTTATTACTCAAGATGCGTTTGATGCGATTGAGAGTAAACTCTAA
- the panC gene encoding pantoate--beta-alanine ligase, translating into MIIATTPAELLAALKPLTGRIGLVMTMGALHEGHLSLVEAARQESDHVVVSIYVNPLQFGPGEDFDAYPRDLEGDVAKLEGVDVVFAPTDEAMYPRTPLVRIDPGPVSTILEGKTRPTHFAGVLQVVHKVFNLVRPHAAWFGQKDAQQLALIRTMVADLNMPLEIKSGPIKREPSGLAMSSRNSYLSDIEKEQALGLSQALAAGKRVADNGGSPMQTLAAARESLAHAPGVKMDYLELVDRDTFMELTGSGKGLLVTAAWVGTTRLIDNLEVLIG; encoded by the coding sequence ATGATTATCGCTACCACCCCAGCAGAACTTCTTGCTGCCCTCAAACCATTGACTGGACGTATCGGGTTAGTGATGACGATGGGTGCGCTTCATGAGGGACATTTGTCATTAGTTGAGGCGGCTCGTCAAGAGTCTGATCACGTCGTCGTCTCTATATATGTCAATCCGCTTCAATTTGGTCCGGGGGAAGACTTCGATGCTTACCCGCGTGATCTGGAAGGTGACGTGGCAAAGTTAGAAGGTGTCGACGTCGTCTTTGCACCCACTGACGAAGCTATGTATCCGCGCACTCCGCTGGTACGTATCGATCCGGGCCCAGTTTCCACAATTTTGGAAGGTAAGACGCGCCCGACTCATTTTGCTGGTGTGCTTCAAGTTGTGCACAAGGTCTTTAATCTCGTCCGTCCGCACGCTGCATGGTTCGGGCAGAAAGATGCTCAGCAGTTGGCACTTATCCGCACGATGGTTGCGGATTTGAATATGCCGTTGGAGATCAAATCGGGGCCGATTAAGCGTGAGCCGTCTGGTTTGGCGATGTCTTCCCGAAACAGCTACCTTTCAGATATTGAAAAGGAGCAGGCGTTGGGGTTGTCGCAAGCTCTTGCGGCCGGTAAACGGGTAGCAGATAACGGTGGTAGCCCAATGCAGACTTTGGCAGCTGCCCGAGAATCGTTAGCTCATGCTCCGGGAGTAAAGATGGATTATCTCGAGCTTGTTGATCGTGATACGTTCATGGAACTAACTGGCAGTGGTAAGGGGTTGCTTGTTACTGCCGCATGGGTGGGTACTACCCGGCTCATTGACAACTTGGAGGTTCTCATTGGCTAA
- the panD gene encoding aspartate 1-decarboxylase, with protein MVTGKIHRATVTGAELHYVGSVTIDADLLDAADILPGEAVDIVDVNNGNRLTTYTIPGERGKGEVILNGAAAHLVSVGDLVIIMCYSLLDDETARTIEPHVVFVDSENKPIEIGTEPGQVPPGTPGLYSSGVPFDQVR; from the coding sequence ATGGTGACTGGAAAGATCCATCGTGCAACGGTGACCGGCGCTGAGTTGCATTACGTTGGATCGGTTACTATCGATGCTGATCTGCTTGACGCGGCTGACATCTTGCCCGGTGAAGCGGTTGATATTGTTGATGTTAATAATGGTAATCGGCTTACCACGTACACGATTCCAGGCGAGCGCGGCAAGGGAGAGGTTATCCTGAATGGAGCCGCTGCTCATTTAGTGTCAGTAGGGGATCTCGTTATTATCATGTGCTATTCGTTGCTTGACGACGAAACTGCGCGCACTATTGAACCACATGTAGTGTTTGTCGATAGTGAAAATAAGCCGATTGAGATCGGCACTGAACCAGGCCAAGTCCCGCCAGGAACGCCCGGGCTCTACTCCTCAGGCGTGCCGTTTGACCAGGTGCGTTAA
- the lysS gene encoding lysine--tRNA ligase yields MNENNTPSVADDTSDQIQVRKDKRLRLLAEGREAYAAELPITSSILQVRESYVVAEVDAEGNVVAPSDHNARLLTPGEETDDMVGLAGRVMFMRPSGKIAFTVLQDGAGNRLQVIFSLANVGKEAFDALKADVDLGDFVFVHGHVGTSKRGELSIFAHEWQMASKAIRPLPKTFTTADGVEMVLSEESRVRARHLDLITRQSARDMVRIRAKVMRSLRKTFEEGDYIELETPILQALHGGAAARPFMTHINAYDQDLYLRIATELYLKRAVVGGVDRVYEIGKNFRNEGADSSHSPEFTALEAYAAYGTYDTMARLTQDLVQNAARDVFGSTTVTLVDGTEYDLGGEWDSITLYESLSEAVGEEITVDTPRERLVELAEQHGIKVKDYAVAGKIAEDIWEELVGDKLWAPTFVRDFPEDTSPLTRNHRTKPGLTEKWDLYIRGVETATAYSELADPVIQRERLTQQSLDAANGDPEAMQLDEDFIEAMEQGFPPAGGMGMGIDRLLMALTGLGIRETILFPFVKPRS; encoded by the coding sequence ATGAACGAAAATAATACTCCATCTGTTGCTGACGATACCTCGGATCAGATCCAGGTTCGTAAAGATAAGCGTTTGCGTCTTTTGGCGGAAGGGCGGGAAGCCTACGCCGCTGAGTTGCCTATTACGTCATCGATTTTGCAGGTTCGCGAAAGTTATGTTGTTGCGGAGGTGGATGCGGAAGGTAACGTCGTCGCGCCATCTGATCACAACGCACGGTTATTGACTCCCGGTGAAGAAACTGACGATATGGTTGGTCTTGCTGGCCGAGTCATGTTTATGCGACCATCGGGCAAGATTGCGTTCACTGTTTTGCAAGACGGTGCGGGCAACCGGCTTCAGGTTATTTTTTCGCTTGCCAATGTTGGTAAGGAGGCCTTTGATGCGTTGAAGGCCGACGTCGATCTCGGAGATTTTGTTTTCGTTCATGGGCACGTTGGAACATCGAAGCGTGGTGAGCTGTCGATTTTCGCACACGAGTGGCAGATGGCGTCAAAGGCTATTCGCCCACTGCCTAAGACGTTTACTACTGCCGACGGCGTGGAGATGGTATTGAGTGAAGAGTCGCGGGTGCGTGCTCGTCACCTTGATTTGATTACTCGCCAGAGCGCTCGCGATATGGTGCGGATTCGTGCGAAGGTTATGCGGTCATTGCGTAAAACTTTCGAAGAAGGCGATTATATCGAGCTGGAAACGCCTATTTTGCAGGCTTTACATGGTGGGGCGGCAGCTCGTCCGTTCATGACGCACATTAACGCCTATGATCAAGATCTTTATTTGCGTATTGCTACTGAATTGTACTTAAAGCGTGCAGTTGTTGGTGGTGTTGATCGGGTTTATGAAATTGGAAAGAACTTCCGTAATGAGGGTGCGGATTCGTCCCATTCTCCAGAATTTACTGCGCTAGAAGCATACGCGGCCTATGGTACATATGACACGATGGCTCGGTTGACTCAAGATTTGGTGCAGAACGCGGCTCGTGATGTTTTCGGTTCGACGACGGTGACGTTGGTTGATGGTACCGAGTATGACTTGGGAGGCGAATGGGATTCCATTACGCTTTATGAATCACTTTCTGAAGCTGTTGGCGAAGAAATTACGGTGGATACTCCGCGCGAGCGTCTTGTAGAACTTGCTGAACAACATGGAATCAAGGTTAAGGATTATGCTGTTGCTGGCAAGATCGCGGAAGATATCTGGGAAGAGCTTGTTGGCGATAAGCTGTGGGCTCCAACGTTCGTGCGTGACTTCCCAGAAGATACCTCACCATTGACCCGTAATCACCGCACTAAGCCTGGTTTAACGGAGAAGTGGGATCTGTATATTCGTGGTGTAGAAACAGCTACTGCTTATAGCGAGTTGGCTGATCCGGTTATTCAGCGCGAGCGTCTGACCCAACAGTCACTTGATGCTGCCAACGGTGATCCGGAAGCTATGCAGCTCGATGAAGACTTTATTGAAGCTATGGAGCAGGGTTTCCCACCGGCTGGTGGTATGGGCATGGGTATTGACCGTTTACTCATGGCTTTGACCGGTCTTGGTATCCGAGAAACTATTCTTTTCCCGTTTGTTAAGCCGCGTAGTTGA
- the glpK gene encoding glycerol kinase GlpK, whose amino-acid sequence MFEKKYVIAIDQGTTSSRAIIFNHSGEIVSVGQKEHEQIFPKAGLVEHDPIEIRDNIREVIGQALSKADINRHEIAAVGITNQRETAVVWDKNTGEPIYNAIVWQDTRTDAIVRELAGDEGPDKYKDICGLPLATYFSGPKIKWILDNVEGAREKAEAGDLLFGNTDCWVLWNLTGGVNGGVHATDVTNASRTMLMDVRKLTWDEGICKDMGIPMSMLPEIRSSSEVYGHGAKNSLLIDTPISGILGDQQAATFGQACFQKGMAKNTYGTGCFMLINTGHEAVTSENGLLTTVCYKIGDQKPVYALEGSIAVTGSLVQWLRDNLGIINTAPEIEALAQTVEDNGGVYFVPAFSGLFAPYWKDDARGAIVGLTRFNNKGHLARAVLEATAFQTAEVLEAMNADSAADLTELRVDGGMTANNTLMQFQADLLGVDVVVPEVAETTALGAAYAAGIAVGFWNGEDDVIANWKEGKRFTPKMPVAERERQMRLWKKAVTRTFDWIDEDVEKIDN is encoded by the coding sequence ATGTTTGAGAAAAAGTATGTTATCGCAATCGACCAAGGCACGACATCTTCTCGCGCTATTATTTTTAACCATTCTGGAGAAATTGTTTCGGTTGGCCAAAAAGAGCACGAGCAGATCTTCCCCAAGGCTGGCCTCGTAGAACACGATCCTATTGAAATTCGCGACAACATTCGTGAAGTTATTGGTCAAGCTCTTTCCAAGGCAGATATTAACCGCCACGAAATCGCGGCAGTAGGTATCACGAACCAGCGCGAAACTGCGGTGGTGTGGGATAAGAACACTGGCGAACCGATTTATAACGCAATCGTCTGGCAAGACACCCGTACCGACGCTATCGTCCGGGAACTCGCTGGCGACGAAGGCCCAGACAAGTACAAGGATATCTGTGGTCTTCCCCTAGCAACCTACTTCTCTGGGCCGAAGATTAAGTGGATTTTGGACAATGTCGAAGGCGCTCGGGAAAAGGCTGAAGCCGGCGATCTCCTGTTTGGCAACACCGACTGCTGGGTTTTATGGAACCTTACTGGTGGCGTCAATGGCGGCGTTCATGCCACCGATGTCACTAACGCGTCACGTACCATGCTGATGGATGTTCGCAAACTGACCTGGGATGAGGGAATCTGTAAGGATATGGGTATTCCAATGTCCATGTTGCCAGAGATTCGTTCCTCGTCCGAAGTTTATGGTCATGGCGCAAAGAACTCCCTCCTTATCGATACGCCAATTTCTGGAATTCTGGGCGATCAACAGGCAGCAACCTTTGGCCAGGCCTGCTTCCAAAAGGGCATGGCAAAGAATACTTACGGAACTGGCTGCTTCATGCTTATCAACACTGGACATGAAGCAGTTACCTCCGAAAACGGTTTGCTCACTACCGTATGCTACAAGATTGGTGACCAAAAGCCAGTGTATGCTCTTGAAGGTTCAATCGCCGTCACTGGTTCTCTCGTTCAGTGGCTGCGAGACAACCTCGGTATCATCAATACGGCACCAGAAATCGAAGCTCTTGCTCAAACCGTTGAAGACAACGGCGGTGTTTACTTCGTTCCAGCCTTCTCTGGCCTATTTGCCCCCTACTGGAAGGACGACGCGCGCGGTGCAATCGTTGGTTTGACCCGATTCAACAACAAGGGACACTTGGCTCGCGCAGTCCTGGAGGCTACTGCCTTCCAAACAGCTGAAGTGCTCGAGGCAATGAATGCTGATTCCGCTGCTGACCTCACTGAGCTACGTGTCGACGGCGGTATGACAGCAAACAATACCCTTATGCAATTCCAGGCAGACCTGCTTGGAGTTGACGTTGTGGTACCTGAAGTTGCCGAAACAACTGCGCTTGGTGCCGCTTACGCAGCTGGTATCGCAGTTGGTTTCTGGAATGGTGAAGACGACGTTATCGCCAACTGGAAGGAAGGCAAGCGCTTCACGCCTAAGATGCCAGTTGCTGAGCGTGAGCGTCAGATGCGTCTATGGAAGAAGGCCGTAACCCGCACTTTCGATTGGATTGATGAAGACGTCGAAAAAATTGACAACTAA